Proteins encoded within one genomic window of Streptomyces sp. NBC_01237:
- a CDS encoding sensor histidine kinase: protein MTDILLIGLLAFLGAAAAGLLGALVLRFSRHRSLIVSLTVVVAVAVTAMLVGTLAVAWAMFLSPHDLTVVTTVVAMAAVVSLATATLLGRWVAARSRDLTLAARSFGDGGTFAAPEAPATAELAALTRELASTSAKLDRSRERERALETSRRELVAWISHDLRTPLAGLRAMSEALEDGMAVDSQRYLGQIRTEVERMNDMVGDLFELSRIHAGSLALTPTRISVYDLVGDALAGADPLAREHGVRLVGDRVQAVPVEVDAKEMSRVLGNLLINAIRRTPADGTVAVAAHRSEKGVVLSVTDGCGGIPEEDLPRVFDTGWRGSHARTPPAGAGLGLAIVRGIVEAHAGRAEVRNVTGGCCFEVTLPPA from the coding sequence GTGACCGATATCCTCCTCATCGGGCTCCTCGCCTTCCTCGGCGCTGCCGCGGCCGGCCTGCTCGGCGCCCTCGTGCTGCGGTTCTCCCGGCATCGTTCACTCATCGTCTCGCTGACCGTGGTGGTTGCCGTCGCCGTGACCGCGATGCTCGTCGGCACGTTGGCCGTCGCCTGGGCGATGTTCCTGTCGCCGCACGACCTGACGGTGGTCACGACCGTCGTCGCCATGGCAGCCGTCGTCTCGCTCGCTACCGCGACACTGCTCGGCCGCTGGGTGGCGGCGAGAAGCCGCGACCTGACCCTCGCCGCTCGTTCCTTCGGGGACGGCGGCACCTTCGCGGCCCCCGAGGCCCCGGCCACCGCCGAACTCGCCGCTCTCACCCGTGAACTGGCCTCCACCAGTGCCAAGCTCGACAGATCACGGGAGCGGGAGCGCGCCCTGGAGACCTCGCGGCGCGAGCTGGTCGCCTGGATCTCGCACGATCTGCGCACCCCGCTCGCCGGTCTGCGCGCCATGTCCGAGGCGCTGGAGGACGGCATGGCCGTCGACTCGCAGCGCTATCTGGGACAGATACGCACAGAGGTCGAGCGGATGAACGACATGGTCGGCGACCTCTTCGAACTCTCCCGTATCCACGCAGGTTCACTCGCCCTGACCCCCACCCGGATCTCCGTGTACGACTTGGTGGGCGACGCGCTCGCCGGGGCGGACCCGCTGGCCCGCGAACACGGTGTGCGGCTCGTCGGCGACCGGGTCCAGGCCGTTCCCGTCGAGGTGGACGCCAAGGAGATGAGCCGGGTCCTGGGCAATCTCCTGATCAACGCGATCCGTCGCACCCCTGCCGACGGCACCGTGGCGGTGGCCGCGCACCGGTCGGAGAAGGGTGTGGTCCTGTCGGTCACCGACGGCTGCGGTGGGATCCCGGAGGAGGATCTGCCCAGGGTCTTCGACACCGGCTGGCGCGGCAGCCACGCCCGTACGCCCCCGGCGGGCGCGGGCCTGGGGCTCGCCATCGTGAGGGGGATCGTCGAGGCACACGCAGGCCGGGCGGAGGTCCGCAACGTCACCGGCGGTTGCTGCTTCGAGGTGACCCTCCCCCCGGCGTGA
- a CDS encoding class I SAM-dependent methyltransferase — protein sequence MSRTMSEPGLTGPSLRDALSWTTDPYANALRKERGPLFLRRTDGWLLPLDIERWCADADATDLSALRRCEGPVLDIGCGPGRLVAALTAHGHRALGIDVSEAAVARTLRLGGSALRRSVFEPLPGEGRWGTALLIDGNIGIGGDPRHLLHRTAALVAPGGLLIAETAPQDIDERSEVRLDDGRTARSGTAAPQFSWARLGAPALLRYAQPLGWHPVDQWESDGRPFVSLRRSRAVLTTSQSPETVNSAAVTSSQFPRNTSGDSPLAGS from the coding sequence ATGAGCCGCACGATGTCGGAACCCGGTCTGACCGGCCCGTCGCTCAGGGACGCCCTCTCGTGGACCACCGACCCGTATGCCAACGCCTTGCGCAAGGAGCGCGGTCCGCTCTTCCTCCGCCGTACGGACGGCTGGCTTCTACCGCTGGACATCGAGCGCTGGTGCGCCGACGCGGACGCCACGGACCTGTCGGCACTGCGCCGCTGCGAGGGCCCCGTCCTGGACATCGGCTGCGGCCCGGGGCGGCTGGTCGCCGCGCTGACGGCCCACGGCCACCGCGCACTCGGCATCGACGTCAGCGAGGCGGCGGTCGCCCGCACGCTGCGGCTCGGCGGTTCCGCGCTGCGCCGCTCCGTCTTCGAACCGCTCCCGGGCGAAGGACGGTGGGGCACCGCCCTGCTCATCGACGGCAACATCGGCATCGGGGGCGACCCGCGGCATCTCCTCCACCGCACAGCCGCCCTGGTCGCCCCCGGCGGGCTGCTCATCGCCGAGACAGCGCCCCAGGACATCGACGAGCGGTCAGAAGTGCGGCTGGACGATGGAAGGACCGCCCGCTCCGGGACGGCAGCGCCGCAGTTCTCGTGGGCGCGGCTCGGCGCTCCCGCACTGCTGCGATACGCGCAGCCTCTCGGCTGGCATCCGGTGGATCAGTGGGAGTCGGACGGCCGCCCGTTCGTCTCCCTGCGACGCAGCCGGGCCGTCCTGACGACCAGCCAGAGCCCCGAGACCGTGAACAGTGCGGCAGTCACCAGCAGCCAGTTCCCGAGGAACACATCAGGTGACAGTCCGCTCGCCGGATCGTAG
- a CDS encoding TIGR04282 family arsenosugar biosynthesis glycosyltransferase translates to MKPPEHGAARPVSTGATTVLVIAKEPLPGRVKTRLTPSFSPGEAAQLAEAALGDTLRTVRALPAARRVVVLDGAPGPWLPPGIEVMEQGTGGLDERLAAAFGAFSGPTLLIGMDTPQITVADLAPALSPVAWDGCDAWFGPAEDGGFWALGLAEPDPELLRGVPMSVPETGAVQRRRLIDAGLTVRELPLLRDVDTAADAAHVAAVAPHGLFAAALARLTRAAIR, encoded by the coding sequence ATGAAGCCGCCCGAGCACGGCGCTGCCCGACCGGTCTCAACCGGGGCGACGACCGTGTTGGTCATCGCCAAGGAGCCGCTTCCCGGCCGGGTGAAGACCCGGCTCACGCCGTCCTTCTCACCCGGCGAGGCGGCCCAGCTGGCCGAGGCGGCGCTCGGCGACACCTTGCGTACCGTTCGCGCGCTGCCCGCCGCGCGGCGCGTGGTCGTCCTGGACGGGGCGCCCGGACCGTGGCTGCCGCCCGGCATCGAGGTGATGGAGCAGGGCACAGGGGGTCTCGACGAACGACTCGCCGCCGCGTTCGGCGCCTTCTCGGGGCCGACGCTCCTGATCGGAATGGACACCCCCCAGATCACTGTGGCCGATCTGGCCCCTGCCCTCTCACCCGTTGCGTGGGACGGCTGCGACGCCTGGTTCGGCCCCGCGGAGGACGGCGGATTCTGGGCGCTGGGCCTGGCCGAACCAGATCCCGAACTCCTGCGCGGTGTGCCGATGTCCGTGCCCGAGACCGGCGCCGTACAGCGGCGTCGGCTGATCGATGCCGGACTGACGGTTCGCGAGCTTCCCCTGCTGCGGGACGTGGACACGGCGGCCGACGCCGCGCACGTCGCCGCTGTCGCGCCGCACGGGCTGTTCGCCGCCGCTCTGGCCCGGCTGACTCGGGCGGCGATCCGATGA
- a CDS encoding glycosyltransferase family 2 protein produces MISSSDTSDLRADIVLPCLDEVAALPGVLASVPHGWRAIVVDNGSTDGSAELARSLGATVVHEPRRGFGSACHAGLLASDAEFVCFCDCDGSLDPGLLAGFVRRIADGESDLLLGRRRPEGRGAWPLHARAGNAALARMLRRRTGLRLRDLGPMRAARRADLLALDLTDRRSGYPLQMVVRAADAGLRVTETDVPYLARTGKSKVTGTWLGTWHAVRDMRAVLSGPPVRAGASR; encoded by the coding sequence GTGATCTCTTCCTCCGATACTTCCGACCTCCGTGCCGACATCGTCCTGCCCTGTCTGGACGAAGTCGCCGCACTGCCCGGGGTGCTGGCCTCGGTCCCTCATGGCTGGCGTGCGATTGTCGTGGACAACGGCTCCACCGACGGCTCGGCGGAACTGGCCCGCTCCCTCGGTGCGACCGTGGTGCATGAACCGCGGCGCGGTTTCGGCTCGGCCTGCCATGCGGGGCTTCTCGCCTCCGACGCGGAGTTCGTCTGCTTCTGCGACTGTGACGGCTCCCTGGACCCCGGGCTGCTGGCCGGCTTCGTCCGCCGGATCGCCGACGGTGAGAGCGACTTGCTGCTCGGTCGTCGTCGTCCCGAAGGGCGTGGCGCCTGGCCGCTGCACGCGCGGGCGGGGAACGCGGCGCTGGCCCGGATGCTGCGCCGCCGCACGGGACTGCGACTGCGTGACCTCGGGCCGATGCGAGCCGCGCGCCGCGCCGATCTGCTCGCGCTCGATCTCACCGACCGGCGCAGTGGTTACCCGCTGCAGATGGTGGTGCGCGCGGCCGACGCGGGCCTGCGGGTCACCGAGACGGATGTCCCCTACCTCGCGCGGACCGGGAAGTCGAAGGTCACCGGCACATGGCTGGGCACCTGGCACGCGGTGCGCGACATGCGGGCCGTGCTGAGCGGGCCGCCGGTCCGGGCGGGGGCCTCGCGATGA
- a CDS encoding dihydroxyacetone kinase subunit DhaK gives MSFFLPDREAVLAGCQGLALSHPGIGVCPDPLYMLATRPAPGRKVALVAGGGAGHEPLDGGLLGRGGVDAVVPGPVFTSPTGAQVEAGALAAAAVGSRGAVLLIVKNYTGDRINFALAAERVRAAGIRVDEVVVDDDLATACTAAGRRGTGGVLVVEKMLGAMADRGAGLGDLTGLGTQVVAATRSLAVCARAHTSPALRSPAFALPPGALDYGVGIHGERAARTVTASRPVEDTVGCMLDELLADLPLAGDGVIAVISGLGGTGELELRAISALVHQNLTARGVPVRSLATGVYATALDMAGFSITLTRVAPGWLELWTAPADTPLCLPGPANPGGVLLEPPDGFSRAPLHASPAVGSRAGGAFLDELHRICLAAHADLTALDQAAGDGDFGDNFCGGVTAAVRCARENRLAGTAALAETFRDRVGGSSGPLFGLLFTALEPAADHTPPDIAHLAAALQQALTRISAIGGAAPGDRTLLDALAPAAVSLTAASPGSHRQPVTAAARAAIDGALASAALPARRGRASYTGAHGTGQPDPGAVAIALVLIALARVHEPGPAAALPDPAEVTRADDLGGSRTPAPG, from the coding sequence ATGAGCTTCTTCCTTCCTGATCGCGAGGCGGTCCTGGCGGGATGCCAGGGGCTGGCGCTGTCCCATCCAGGCATAGGGGTGTGTCCGGACCCGCTGTACATGCTGGCGACCCGGCCGGCGCCAGGACGGAAGGTGGCGCTGGTGGCCGGGGGCGGCGCCGGACACGAGCCACTCGACGGCGGACTGCTGGGGCGCGGTGGCGTGGACGCCGTGGTGCCGGGCCCGGTGTTCACCTCTCCGACAGGCGCCCAGGTGGAAGCGGGAGCCCTGGCCGCCGCCGCGGTCGGCTCGCGTGGCGCTGTCCTGCTGATCGTGAAGAACTACACCGGGGACCGGATCAACTTCGCTCTCGCGGCGGAGCGGGTCCGCGCCGCCGGGATCAGGGTGGACGAGGTGGTGGTCGACGACGATCTCGCCACCGCGTGCACGGCGGCGGGACGGCGCGGGACGGGGGGCGTGCTCGTGGTGGAGAAGATGCTGGGGGCGATGGCCGACCGGGGCGCCGGCCTGGGGGATCTGACCGGGCTGGGTACCCAGGTGGTGGCCGCCACGCGGAGCCTCGCCGTCTGCGCACGCGCCCACACGTCCCCGGCGCTCAGGTCGCCCGCGTTCGCTCTGCCGCCGGGCGCTCTGGACTACGGCGTCGGGATCCATGGCGAACGGGCTGCCCGCACCGTCACTGCCTCCCGTCCGGTCGAAGACACCGTCGGCTGCATGCTCGACGAGCTGCTGGCCGATCTCCCGCTGGCCGGGGACGGGGTCATCGCCGTGATATCGGGGCTGGGAGGGACGGGGGAGCTGGAACTGAGGGCGATCAGTGCGCTCGTCCACCAGAATCTGACCGCACGCGGGGTCCCGGTACGCTCCCTGGCCACGGGCGTCTACGCCACCGCTCTGGACATGGCGGGGTTCAGTATCACCCTCACCCGTGTGGCCCCGGGATGGCTGGAACTGTGGACGGCACCCGCGGACACACCGCTGTGCCTCCCCGGCCCGGCGAACCCCGGCGGCGTGCTCCTCGAACCCCCGGACGGGTTCAGCCGAGCTCCCCTTCACGCCTCGCCCGCTGTCGGGTCACGAGCCGGAGGCGCCTTCCTGGACGAACTGCACCGGATATGTCTGGCGGCGCACGCAGACCTCACCGCCCTCGACCAGGCGGCGGGGGACGGCGATTTCGGCGACAACTTCTGCGGTGGCGTCACTGCCGCCGTGCGGTGTGCCCGCGAGAACCGGCTCGCCGGCACAGCCGCGCTCGCCGAAACGTTCCGTGACCGTGTCGGCGGCTCCAGCGGTCCCCTGTTCGGCCTCCTGTTCACCGCTCTGGAGCCTGCTGCCGACCACACCCCGCCGGACATCGCCCATCTCGCCGCCGCCCTCCAGCAGGCGCTCACCCGTATCAGCGCCATCGGCGGTGCGGCGCCCGGTGACCGTACTCTGCTCGACGCGCTCGCCCCCGCGGCCGTATCCCTCACGGCCGCGTCACCGGGCAGCCACCGCCAGCCGGTGACCGCTGCGGCGCGGGCAGCCATCGACGGCGCCCTCGCCAGCGCGGCACTTCCCGCCCGCCGAGGCAGGGCCAGCTACACCGGCGCCCACGGCACCGGGCAGCCCGATCCCGGCGCGGTCGCGATCGCCCTCGTCCTCATCGCGCTCGCGCGTGTTCACGAACCGGGCCCGGCCGCCGCTCTTCCCGACCCCGCCGAGGTCACCCGCGCCGATGACCTCGGGGGATCGCGAACTCCCGCACCGGGGTGA
- a CDS encoding HAD family hydrolase: MFDCDGTLMDSEKHWVDARKQVLDEYGVVPDRKFWELSQGIHYTECGRLMARVAGRKELASQMTDQLLGAFRMLASAEPVTCLGASAVVEAAAGKLPLAVASNCPGDVVEACLGSAGLLGHFRHVVVPVGRMRPKPHPDVYTRAADLLGVEPAHCLAIEDSLCGIQSAVHAGMPVIGVGAGSSPECAALADAWVESLEDEVLAAWIASWGDRDPTTTG; encoded by the coding sequence GTGTTCGACTGCGATGGAACCCTGATGGACAGTGAGAAGCACTGGGTGGACGCCCGCAAGCAGGTCCTCGATGAATACGGAGTTGTCCCGGACAGGAAGTTCTGGGAACTCTCGCAGGGAATCCACTACACCGAGTGCGGGAGGCTCATGGCGCGGGTGGCCGGGCGGAAGGAATTGGCGTCGCAGATGACGGATCAACTGCTGGGCGCGTTCCGGATGCTGGCTTCCGCCGAGCCGGTGACATGCCTCGGCGCGTCCGCGGTGGTGGAGGCCGCGGCCGGAAAGCTGCCGCTCGCGGTGGCCAGCAACTGCCCCGGGGACGTGGTGGAGGCCTGCCTGGGTTCGGCAGGGCTCCTCGGGCACTTCCGCCACGTTGTGGTGCCGGTCGGCCGGATGCGGCCCAAGCCCCATCCCGACGTGTACACCCGCGCGGCGGACCTGCTGGGTGTGGAACCCGCCCACTGCCTGGCCATCGAGGACTCGCTGTGCGGGATCCAGTCCGCCGTGCACGCGGGGATGCCTGTCATCGGTGTCGGCGCGGGTTCTTCCCCTGAGTGCGCCGCGCTCGCCGACGCCTGGGTCGAGTCCCTGGAGGACGAGGTACTGGCCGCCTGGATCGCAAGCTGGGGCGACCGGGACCCGACGACCACGGGCTGA
- a CDS encoding molybdopterin-dependent oxidoreductase translates to MGDSHRKSPTLATSFSRLFSVRATTIPERLPSAPGFWRSPVRGVRFTAVLGLVLLVGITLLFVTGLLSYAAYNPDLNPVNDKTPDKGLLGFYLFAWPTGPHWLYRMTQGIHVTLGIVLVPVLLAKLWSVVPKLFALPPARSFGHALERLSLLLLVGGALFEFVTGLLNIQLEYLFPGSFYPLHFYGAWVFFAAFLAHVGLRAPQAVRVLRQGGLSGTVRGDLLEPPAPAAPTLSRRGALAMVGAGSLVLLITSAGRSFDGPLRRLAVLTPHGGAEPGSGPNGFQINKTAASVGVTTAETGEGWWLTVSGPGGDLRFTREQLLAMDQYSAALPIACVEGWSTSDQWWRGVRLSDLAALAGYPDHPPGVLVESVQRGGPFRRAALRDNQVRDPRSLLAVQVNGEDLSPDHGYPARIIVPAAPGVLNTKWVSRLTFGEW, encoded by the coding sequence ATGGGCGACAGCCATCGGAAAAGTCCGACCCTTGCCACTTCCTTCTCCCGTCTCTTCTCCGTACGTGCCACGACGATTCCTGAACGCCTGCCATCGGCACCGGGGTTCTGGCGAAGCCCGGTGCGTGGCGTGCGGTTCACCGCCGTGCTCGGCCTCGTCCTGCTCGTCGGGATCACCCTGCTCTTCGTGACGGGCCTTTTGTCGTACGCCGCCTACAACCCGGACCTGAACCCGGTCAATGACAAGACGCCGGACAAAGGGCTGTTGGGCTTCTATCTCTTCGCCTGGCCGACCGGGCCGCACTGGTTGTACCGGATGACTCAAGGCATCCACGTCACCCTCGGCATCGTGCTCGTCCCCGTTCTGCTGGCGAAACTCTGGTCGGTGGTGCCGAAGCTCTTCGCGCTGCCGCCCGCCCGGTCCTTCGGACATGCGCTGGAGCGGCTCTCGCTGCTGCTCCTGGTGGGCGGGGCGCTGTTCGAATTCGTCACCGGGCTGCTCAACATCCAGCTGGAGTATCTGTTCCCCGGGTCGTTCTACCCGCTGCATTTCTACGGGGCGTGGGTATTCTTCGCCGCGTTCCTCGCACATGTGGGTCTGCGGGCGCCTCAGGCCGTACGGGTGCTGAGGCAGGGCGGGCTGAGCGGGACGGTCCGGGGCGACCTTCTGGAGCCCCCCGCGCCGGCCGCGCCCACGCTGTCCCGCCGCGGGGCGCTGGCCATGGTGGGCGCCGGTTCACTGGTCCTGCTGATCACTTCGGCCGGCCGGAGCTTCGACGGGCCGTTGCGGCGTCTCGCGGTGCTCACCCCGCACGGCGGTGCCGAGCCCGGCTCCGGCCCCAACGGCTTCCAGATCAACAAGACCGCCGCCTCGGTCGGCGTGACCACGGCCGAGACCGGGGAGGGCTGGTGGCTCACGGTCAGCGGGCCTGGCGGAGACCTGCGGTTCACCCGGGAACAACTGCTGGCCATGGACCAGTACAGCGCGGCGCTGCCGATCGCGTGTGTCGAGGGCTGGTCGACCTCGGACCAGTGGTGGCGCGGTGTACGGCTGAGCGATCTCGCGGCGCTCGCCGGATACCCGGACCATCCGCCCGGGGTGCTGGTGGAGTCGGTTCAGCGCGGAGGGCCGTTCCGCCGGGCGGCGCTGCGCGACAACCAGGTGCGCGATCCGCGTTCCCTGCTGGCGGTGCAGGTCAACGGCGAGGACCTGTCGCCCGACCACGGATACCCGGCACGCATCATCGTCCCGGCCGCCCCCGGAGTACTCAACACCAAATGGGTGTCCCGGCTGACCTTCGGAGAGTGGTGA
- a CDS encoding DUF5133 domain-containing protein: protein MALKADPKVVRELVHRYDKLRSLDAPRRGSSINPGIEGVVYTLCVLTGTRDEPNALAAARSLLAHPDPPRSEHLPPRPDPLRDSATSTDR from the coding sequence ATGGCACTGAAGGCCGACCCCAAAGTCGTGCGTGAGCTGGTCCACCGCTACGACAAGCTTCGGAGTCTCGACGCACCCCGCCGGGGATCCTCGATCAACCCCGGAATCGAGGGTGTCGTCTACACGCTCTGTGTCCTGACCGGCACTCGCGACGAGCCGAACGCTCTGGCCGCCGCTCGCAGCCTGCTCGCGCACCCCGATCCACCCCGCTCGGAGCACCTCCCGCCCCGCCCGGACCCGCTGCGAGATTCCGCCACGTCCACGGACCGGTGA